Proteins encoded within one genomic window of Rhododendron vialii isolate Sample 1 chromosome 1a, ASM3025357v1:
- the LOC131320479 gene encoding F-box/kelch-repeat protein At3g24760 has translation MEESKSIKEPDPFSFDYIGSDLTELILSHLPIRSIVRAAAVCKPWRSIITSAAFSRRVSAAKKPWLFLYGQNNIFLKNNQAFAFDPESNEWIKLPTALFPLPTSQEESFVGSGGFFFTTAAAKFSYAPILKDGAWRQTPPLKFSRCNPLVGVYDDRAGFSKFIVVGGVRFIGGLVDIEDRLAVEIYNPFSNSWDLCPPLPADFRSGNSSQWLSSALFKGKFYVFGICSCFVSSFDLSKRFWSEVQTLRPPGVLFSFLISCQDQLVLAGLSNAPRGPSFNLWKVDEETMEFSEIAIMPQELLYGLFDSDEDDKLASLKCVGLGNLIYVFNEEHHRNYPACVCEISSDSGKCSWRRVPNLMVPANRFHKVISFCSTISLGNILQGEGEELGLGQAVH, from the exons ATGGAAGAATCCAAATCGATCAAAGAACCCGACCCATTCAGCTTCGACTACATCGGGTCGGACCTGACCGAGCTCATCCTCTCCCACCTTCCCATCCGTTCCATCGTGCGCGCCGCCGCCGTCTGCAAGCCCTGGCGCTCCATCATCACCTCCGCCGCCTTCTCCCGCCGCGTCTCCGCCGCCAAGAAGCCCTGGCTCTTCCTCTACGGCCAGAACAACATCTTCCTCAAGAACAACCAGGCCTTCGCCTTTGACCCCGAGTCCAACGAGTGGATCAAGCTACCCACCGCTCTCTTCCCCCTCCCCACTTCGCAG GAAGAGTCCTTCGTAGGGTCCGGTGGGTTCTTCTTCACCACTGCTGCCGCCAAATTCAGTTACGCGCCAATACTCAAGGATGGCGCATGGCGTCAGACACCGCCACTTAAGTTCTCCCGGTGTAACCCTCTTGTCGGGGTTTATGACGACCGAGCTgggttttcaaaatttattgttGTTGGGGGTGTTAGGTTTATTGGCGGGTTGGTGGATATAGAGGATAGATTAGCAGTTGAAATATACAATCCCTTTTCGAATTCATGGGACCTCTGCCCGCCTCTGCCTGCTGATTTCCGGTCAGGGAATTCGTCCCAGTGGCTGTCATCAGCCCTTTTcaaaggaaaattctatgtTTTTGGGATTTGCTCATGTTTTGTTTCATCTTTTGATTTGAGTAAACGGTTTTGGAGTGAGGTCCAGACCCTAAGGCCTCCAGGGGTATTGTTTTCGTTCTTGATTTCATGTCAAGACCAGCTTGTTTTGGCTGGATTGAGCAATGCCCCTCGCGGGCCTTCATTTAATCTGTGGAAAGTTGATGAGGAAACAATGGAGTTTAGTGAGATTGCGATAATGCCCCAGGAGTTGCTTTATGGGTTGTTTGACAGTGATGAGGATGATAAGTTGGCTAGCTTGAAATGTGTTGGACTGGGTAACCTCATATATGTGTTCAACGAAGAGCATCACCGGAATTACCCCGCTTGTGTCTGTGAGATTAGTAGTGATTCTGGGAAATGTAGTTGGAGGAGGGTTCCGAATTTGATGGTGCCCGCTAATCGGTTTCATAAGGTTATCAGCTTTTGTTCCACCATTTCGCTTGGGAATATTCTTCAAGGTGAAGGGGAAGAACTCGGTCTGGGGCAGGCTGTTCATTGA
- the LOC131320496 gene encoding uncharacterized protein LOC131320496, which yields MASRKRSISYEADACAALHKELDEASCPICMDHPHNAVLLQCTSHDKGCRPYICDTSYRHSNCLDRFKKLREDNRNNSPPVPGSSSPRSQQSNIVINLDSTTPTDSIERIGNSDQDEGNQGADGHLQGILETGNFEDNSVESSPESTFNLRCPMCRGAVVGWKVVDEARKYLNLKARSCSRETCSFSGNYRDLRRHARRVHPMVRPGDIDPSRQRAWRRLQNQREYADIVSAIRSAMPGAVVFGDYAIENGEREQRASDEVNGLSRASGEINGPLWTTFLLFQMIESMDSDTGMRGGSRVRAGHRRSSGAFPRRRFLWGENLLGLQDDNEDNDGDDDDELMTIVNNAVEDESPVPRRRRRLTRYRSDEDQP from the coding sequence ATGGCTAGTAGAAAACGAAGCATATCATACGAGGCAGATGCCTGTGCTGCTCTCCACAAGGAATTGGATGAGGCTTCTTGCCCCATCTGCATGGACCACCCACACAATGCTGTTCTGCTTCAATGCACTTCGCACGACAAGGGCTGTAGACCTTACATATGTGATACAAGTTACAGGCATTCAAATTGCCTGGACAGGTTTAAAAAGCTCAGAGAAGATAACAGGAATAACAGTCCTCCTGTACCCGGTTCTTCTTCCCCTAGGAGCCAACAAAGTAATATTGTCATAAACTTGGATTCAACAACTCCAACTGACTCAATTGAACGAATTGGAAATAGCGATCAAGATGAAGGAAACCAAGGTGCAGATGGCCATTTACAAGGAATTTTAGAAACGGGCAATTTTGAGGACAACAGTGTTGAGAGTTCACCAGAATCAACATTTAATTTGAGATGCCCCATGTGTCGTGGAGCTGTAGTGGGGTGGAAGGTTGTAGATGAGGCTAGAAAATACCTCAACCTGAAGGCTAGAAGTTGCTCTCGAGAAACGTGCTCATTCTCCGGTAACTATAGGGACCTGCGTCGACATGCTAGGCGGGTACACCCAATGGTCCGACCCGGTGACATTGACCCGTCTAGACAACGGGCCTGGCGACGCCTTCAGAACCAGAGAGAGTATGCCGATATTGTGAGTGCTATTCGCTCAGCCATGCCCGGTGCTGTAGTATTTGGGGACTATGCGATAGAGAATGGAGAAAGGGAACAAAGGGCCTCAGATGAAGTGAATGGGCTTTCAAGGGCTTCAGGTGAGATTAATGGGCCTTTGTGGACTACATTCCTCTTGTTTCAGATGATTGAATCGATGGATTCGGATACCGGGATGAGAGGTGGGTCAAGGGTACGGGCAGGGCATAGGCGGTCAAGTGGAGCTTTTCCGAGGCGACGCTTCCTTTGGGGTGAGAATCTGTTGGGTCTACAAGATGACAATGAGGACAACGATGGAGATGACGACGATGAGTTGATGACTATAGTAAACAATGCAGTTGAAGATGAGTCTCCTGTCCCAAGAAGGCGTCGGCGTCTGACGCGGTATAGGTCCGACGAAGATCAACCCTAA